A window of Cydia fagiglandana chromosome Z, ilCydFagi1.1, whole genome shotgun sequence genomic DNA:
AAGTTTATTACTCCCTAGAGAGTGGTTAGTCTACTTGCTCTTTCTAGGAAGTATCAAATGCTTGCTACTCTGTGTAGAGCAGCCATACTCTAAGTGTGTTCTGCGGAACCCTACATCCCTGCAGGGGTTCTGCAAGAATTTAGAACACTATGCTTTAGTCGCATCGAAATTTTTTATGTAGTGTTAGGTTAAATTTTACGTACAATGTAGGGTTCCATCAAGTATtgcgctttccaaaagggttccgtcaaaaaaataaataaataaatatacaagaattgcttgtttaaaggtaTGTCGCTTAAGCCAAATAAGTTGTGTTCTATCTCTATCTCACCAAACAAAATAGGAAGAGCTGGGTAGGTTGAATTGTGTGCAACTTGACAATGATTGCATATTGCTCTGCTTTCAAGGCTGATGCAACACATCCGTAGTGGTGGTGGCCAAGCACTGTTGATGGGTTTCTTGGCATCAAGAAGACCCTGGACACAGTTTGTTGCAACAGAAAACtttaaggtatttatttaataatttaaagaaattaaAGAATAGCccaaatacattttttattttaaatatatttattaatgtttGTATTGCTTCAATAGCTAGCTGATATTCTAACAGAGAAATATAAGTAAGCGAGTTGTTTTCGTAGTGGGCATCTCAAATAAACCAAAAAATCATCAAGTAGCTAAATTATCACAATATGTATTTTAGGTTCCAGCATCACTGCCGAGGCTGTCTCGCCGTATCTACCGAAATGTGGAATATTTCCAAGCCAATTACTTCATGGTCTTCCTAGGGTTGTTCTTGTATTGTCTGTGAGTACATTGATATTTATATGTTCATCATTAGTCAGGTCCACACAAAGCGAGCATATTACGCGCGAGAAAATGGCGTTGAGCAAAATacgctctgtgtggacccggctattCCCATTGTTTCTCATCTAATTTTCATAGAACACTCGATCTtctctaactgtattaattagagGGCCCACCACGCAAAATACgaaaataggcgcaataatatgacatcgagttgcggaaaccaagcccgcgaaGACCTAATTAGAGAGGGATGGACATTATCTCAcaggcgagatactgtcgcgccgcCCTTGTGCTAGGCTAACTGAACtgcttaaaatgaaaataaatatcatattcatatattataaagtgtaatattttgtttaCAGCATTACGTCTCCTTTTCTACTTATAGCAATGGTTGCTAGCTTCTTTGGCTACAGGAAACTTACTGCTGGCCCAAATACATGGAAGGTGAGAAAATTTACATCACATATATATTTGTATTAATAGTTCATTTtagaaattaataataattattgatatCTAAATTTCAGCCAAGAGTAAgtgcaaaatatttaattttagtgaaATATTTACAACTAACAAATCAATCTTAACACGTCTAATGAGCTgttcatttattacgtaagcATGACTGTTTTTACAATGTTTGACTACCTTTGACTTTAACTTAAAACATGGATTGAATGACCCCCTGAATTCCTGAACTACTGCACTTGTATGTATGTACTAGGTATAGTCACCTCACCTGCAATACCTAATATGTTTCacaacgaaggcagcaaaaatatctgacacgatcttacttgtagagtcataagagcgtgtcaaatatttttgcggcgttcgaagagtaacatattattgctggtgactgtacgtGTGTACTGCTGCACTATGTACAATAAACAATAacgtgtttacatacatatgtatttgggTGCATATTTGTAACATACGCTATCAGTAGGAATAACGTATATTCGATTGATGTCTTATAATTTTCATACTAGGATTGCATTTCACTGCACTACAGTCCATAGTAATCAACTAATAATTCGTAATTATAATGTTTGTGAATGATAAACTACCTCCATCTactttgtaattatttttttattttatattattaagtatttagtatactttcaactttttattttcttgatcatattttttttctgcTACTTGTTGGTTTAGATCGGAAGCTACGAGCTGACGAAAACGCAGCAATACGCAGTCGCAGCCGCAGGGTCGATGGCTATCTGCTGGTTCGCCGGCGTCGGGGCTGTGGTCTTTTgggttttaggtacctacttacctacttgtCTCATCTATATTGTAACTACCAACACAGAGCGGAcgcgccatacatcaaaaatcatttgcgattatatgtgtgcgcggcacgtctgtacacgcgtcattgtgtatgtgtgggtaagtcgctttactgagaggacgccagaagtccgccagattcatgtcgcggccagtcgcggggcgaggtaatgcgagtcggggcggggcggtgcgtggccgttctgtatgatcactttaggctccgtcacacaggcgcgttttgcgggcggcgcgtaagcggaggggggggggggggcgtgccgcttttacatataaaacgctcacgccctgcccgcaaaacgcgcctgtgtgacggagcctttatACTGTGCTACCGAGAAAagaaattcccagtagttaccacgaAAGCGAATTGGTGACAATTACTGGGATTGGTTCTCAGTTGCTCCCAGTGATAACACATGAGAAAAACTTCCATCTGTTACTTTGGTAACAACTGAGAACAACCCGGTTGTTTTTTTAGTGttctgtacctcaaaaggaaaaaaaaccgaATCCCTAATactgcagcggtcggcaaccttttaacagccaagggccacatagcaattaacgaagtggacgcgggccgcactttgttaatatttatgactttatcagacattgtcatttgtcaatattacttaaaaaaaaatagccagggaggctcgcaggccacaagtgagaggttcgcgggccgcatgcggcccgggccgctggttgccgactgCTTTATAGCCTATAAGGCAGTCGGCagttataggatcactttgctGTCTGTCTGTTCttacgtccgtctgtctgtcaaaaTCAAGACCCTTTATCTAGGTAGCGCGTGGAAgtatcgagttgaaattaaGTCCATAAAGCTGTGAAAAAATCAAATTCGAAGTTAGCTTAAAATAACATACGGCCGTTTATGCCGCAAAAAACGTATACTTCGACACTCTCAAGGGAATTAAATAGTACTTCCCGATGACCTAGAgctatgaaatttggcaagtaatatcATCTTATAGTACAAGAAGAGAAGCTACAGGTAAATACAGGGAAAAATCTCAAAACtatatatttgtaaaaaaggaataaataggtaagtttgtacggaaccctcggtgggccagtccggctcgcacttgtcgCCGCAGCCTCGCAAAGATtacctaggtacatatttaacatTAACTATATATTTTGTGCAGGTGCAACAGTGACGATAGTGGCGCTGCACGCGGGCCTGTTCGACGCGGAGTCGCTCCCGCCCCTGGAAGACGAGCAGTTCCCCATGATAGAGCAAGTGTGACACCTGCACCGCCTCACACGCGCCACTACATGTTTAACGAACCACACTCTGTAAATTAACCGTACCCTTTCACACCAACTATGTTTATCCATGTGTGTAATCTTTTactaacattttataaaattgtaacttGAGAACTAGGACATGTAATGAAATTAAACTACGGATTTGAAGAGGCCACCAACATACCTATATAACTTATTTAAGTAAAGGTATAATCACAAActatttatacttatttattaatttcacaCAGTTTTGAAAAACAAAAGTATTATCTGTATCCTGGTAAGGCTCAAAAGAGAGAATTATGTATGTAAAAGCCGTGCAACAGGTATTTAGAAGATTGTTGAAAATCCCTTCCAATACAACTGTTGCTAAAAAGTCGCCGATTCTGTACCTAATGGACCGTCATTGCCGATAGTGTAGAGGAGTCATAACAATAGATAATTCTTTGATACTGGGAATAAAACAGCAATTCGTGTAGCCAATGTtgagctatagttcgttttttttagcattagaaagaacttgcaagaaggtaagcgatcttgacatgtcttttaattgaaaaacgcttttttaaaatcaaaaactattacttatgaaagcaaaagaatataaatgattgtattagattcataattgttacatatttgctgtaacttatttttaaaatgtgtttttcaattaaaagacacatcaagattgtttaccttatttctaatgctaaaaaaaacgaactatagtgtaagATCGTGGCTCTGGTAGCAATTTGTGTCGGCATAGACAGAAAATCACACATTGACATTAACCCATCTTCCATGAAATTGTATGTACGGACGGGTTTAACTTCAACTTATCAAGCCTGCCATCTACCGCACAATTGCCACCACCTCAACGATCAATTTTATTCAACGTTGACAAAGTTACGCCACGTTACgctttcattttaaaacgacatgcttaaccttttggacgccaatgaccgatatatccgcaccgcaggtccaacgccaaagacggatcaatcggtcacagaccacagagcaacatagacctacgcgcatgtgcataaagttcaatttcagttttgacacttcggtgacgtgacgtggcgtccgcgtgacagtttttgtttgacacggcgtcgaaaaggttaaattaCATGACAGTTGACAATATTACTTGAATggtcatattattatttcagaatatcgttttaaaaagAGAATGTAACTGCGATTGAATGGCGGTGGCTATCTTTTTTTATCAAGACACCTATTTATATCACGTTTTTACTGT
This region includes:
- the LOC134678994 gene encoding prenylated Rab acceptor protein 1 isoform X1, producing the protein MSENVNIDLSGEMNAATEKKGFHKYVNDMELLMQHIRSGGGQALLMGFLASRRPWTQFVATENFKVPASLPRLSRRIYRNVEYFQANYFMVFLGLFLYCLITSPFLLIAMVASFFGYRKLTAGPNTWKIGSYELTKTQQYAVAAAGSMAICWFAGVGAVVFWVLGATVTIVALHAGLFDAESLPPLEDEQFPMIEQV
- the LOC134678994 gene encoding prenylated Rab acceptor protein 1 isoform X2; this translates as MSENVNIDLSGEMNAATEKKGFHKLMQHIRSGGGQALLMGFLASRRPWTQFVATENFKVPASLPRLSRRIYRNVEYFQANYFMVFLGLFLYCLITSPFLLIAMVASFFGYRKLTAGPNTWKIGSYELTKTQQYAVAAAGSMAICWFAGVGAVVFWVLGATVTIVALHAGLFDAESLPPLEDEQFPMIEQV